Proteins found in one Methylobacterium sp. CB376 genomic segment:
- a CDS encoding BQ00720 family protein, with amino-acid sequence MTDRNPTIDPTALAALGEGHVAYVRPMTADDVKRLFPQAPDLTPGLNLFALLSASGAPILLTDSRDAAIANAWAHDLQAVSVH; translated from the coding sequence ATGACCGACCGGAACCCGACCATCGATCCCACCGCGCTCGCCGCCCTCGGCGAGGGCCACGTCGCCTACGTGCGGCCGATGACCGCCGACGACGTGAAGCGCCTGTTTCCCCAGGCGCCCGACCTCACCCCCGGCCTGAACCTGTTCGCGCTCCTGTCCGCGAGCGGGGCGCCGATCCTGCTCACCGACAGCCGCGACGCCGCGATCGCCAATGCCTGGGCGCACGACCTCCAGGCGGTGAGCGTGCACTGA
- a CDS encoding divergent polysaccharide deacetylase family protein, with translation MILANDALTRPLGMRDETPSRLARLRAAIPLRAILSAAAAVLVGAVAGFVALTEDPLGGEPHALVTITRREAPPGPPSPRPPAPAEAGSRSASEVERASGVAVLRPEGSAVPDSVVIRVPGPTEIRLAPAPDPALSEKGRYGLLPRLGPDGARAVDVYARPEAPALPSGAAPAGRIALVVTGLGIGAAVTQDAVTRLPPAVTLAFAPYGADVGRQAARAREAGHEVMVQAPMEPFDYPDNDPGPQTLLAGAKPAENADRLGFVLSRIPGAIGVVNYMGARLTAEAGALDPILREIGARGLGFVDDGTSPRSLALDIGRRARAPVARADVVVDAAPLPDAVDRELARLEETARRKGFAMGSAMALPLTIDRIARWSRDLEARGILLVPASRALRARR, from the coding sequence GTGATCCTCGCCAACGATGCCCTCACCCGACCCCTCGGGATGCGGGACGAGACCCCCTCCCGCCTCGCGCGCCTGCGGGCCGCCATCCCGCTGCGGGCGATCCTGTCGGCCGCGGCGGCCGTCCTGGTCGGGGCCGTCGCCGGGTTCGTCGCCCTGACGGAGGATCCCCTCGGCGGCGAGCCGCACGCCCTGGTGACGATCACCCGGCGCGAGGCCCCGCCCGGCCCGCCGAGCCCGCGCCCGCCCGCCCCGGCGGAGGCCGGGAGCCGCAGCGCGAGCGAGGTCGAGCGCGCCTCGGGCGTTGCGGTGCTGCGGCCGGAGGGCAGTGCCGTGCCGGATTCGGTGGTGATCCGCGTGCCGGGGCCGACCGAGATCCGCCTCGCCCCCGCGCCCGATCCGGCCCTCTCCGAGAAGGGCCGCTACGGGCTGCTGCCGCGCCTCGGCCCGGACGGCGCCCGCGCCGTCGACGTCTACGCCCGGCCGGAGGCGCCCGCCCTGCCGAGCGGCGCGGCGCCGGCCGGCCGGATCGCCCTGGTGGTGACCGGCCTCGGGATCGGGGCGGCGGTGACGCAGGACGCGGTGACCCGGCTGCCGCCCGCCGTCACCCTCGCCTTCGCCCCCTACGGCGCCGACGTGGGCCGGCAGGCGGCCCGCGCCCGCGAGGCCGGCCACGAGGTGATGGTGCAGGCCCCGATGGAGCCCTTCGACTACCCGGACAACGATCCCGGGCCGCAGACGCTGCTCGCGGGCGCCAAGCCCGCCGAGAACGCGGACCGCCTCGGCTTCGTGCTCTCCCGCATCCCGGGCGCGATCGGGGTGGTGAACTACATGGGGGCGCGGCTCACCGCCGAGGCCGGGGCCCTCGACCCGATCCTGCGCGAGATCGGGGCCCGCGGCCTCGGCTTCGTCGACGACGGCACCTCGCCGCGCTCGCTCGCGCTCGACATCGGGCGGCGCGCCCGCGCGCCGGTGGCCCGCGCCGACGTGGTCGTGGACGCGGCGCCGCTCCCCGACGCGGTCGACCGCGAACTCGCCCGGCTGGAGGAGACGGCGCGGCGCAAGGGCTTCGCGATGGGTTCGGCCATGGCGCTGCCGCTCACCATCGACCGGATCGCCCGCTGGAGCCGCGACCTGGAGGCGCGGGGCATCCTGCTCGTCCCGGCGAGCCGCGCCCTCCGGGCGCGTCGGTAG
- a CDS encoding Hsp20 family protein, which translates to MSRPSPFGHPFLLGFDEIEQALDRVAKAANDGYPPYNIERLARTERQPERLRITLAVAGFTRDQLDVTLEESQLIVRGRQTDDKSRTFLHRGIAARQFQRAFLLADGMEVLGADLSNGLLSIDLVRPEPERIVRRIDIASRDVE; encoded by the coding sequence ATGTCGCGTCCCTCGCCCTTCGGGCACCCGTTTCTCCTCGGCTTCGACGAGATCGAGCAGGCGCTCGACCGCGTCGCCAAGGCCGCCAACGACGGGTACCCGCCCTACAACATCGAGCGGCTCGCCCGCACCGAGCGGCAGCCGGAGCGCCTGCGCATCACCCTCGCGGTGGCGGGCTTCACGCGCGACCAGCTCGACGTGACGCTGGAGGAGAGCCAGCTCATCGTCCGCGGTCGCCAGACCGACGACAAGAGCCGCACCTTCCTGCATCGCGGCATCGCCGCGCGGCAGTTCCAGCGCGCCTTCCTCCTCGCCGACGGCATGGAGGTGCTGGGCGCGGACCTGTCGAACGGGCTGCTCTCGATCGATCTCGTCCGGCCGGAGCCGGAGCGGATCGTGCGACGGATCGACATCGCCTCGCGCGACGTTGAGTGA
- a CDS encoding carbohydrate porin: protein MRRLSWLTALLASAALGSGAAAQSVATPAMQPSPTLPEGAGGDPQTSVAQPETSSKPSANVTTSIQGLLGPAADPGGIRSFLAKRGIEYSLTYVGEVLGNLSGGIKRGAIYEGRLDLQVDADLETLAGWKGAAFHTNFYQIHGTGLSRYYVGNLDVVSGIEALPSSRLYELWIEQKLFDDQLGLKVGQIAADTEFLVSQTATLFVNSTYGWPDITGINLPSGGPAYPLATPAVRAKYTPNKNFSLQVGLFDGDPAGPARPGLDPDPQRRNRYGTNFRLGDPPLLIAEAAYAYNLDSRHRGRPVIDEPGTVTLGGWYHFGRFNSPRFDDSGRPLADPSTTGIARRFRGNDGIYGIIDQTLFREPDKNDEGASAFVRVSGSPGDRNLVDFYVDAGIAYKGLLPGRSDDTVGLSMSYSRISQSIRGLDLDTILATGVARPVRAFEAQLELTYQALIAPGITVQPDFQYVFHPGGNGVNPRSPTGERLRNAAILGIRSTIRY from the coding sequence ATGCGCCGCCTGTCCTGGCTCACCGCCCTGCTCGCCAGCGCCGCTCTCGGCTCGGGTGCCGCTGCCCAGTCCGTCGCGACGCCGGCCATGCAGCCCTCGCCGACCCTGCCCGAGGGCGCGGGCGGCGACCCGCAGACGTCGGTGGCCCAGCCCGAGACCTCGTCCAAGCCCTCGGCCAACGTCACGACCTCGATCCAGGGGCTGCTCGGACCCGCCGCCGATCCGGGCGGGATCCGCAGCTTCCTCGCCAAGCGCGGCATCGAGTACAGCCTCACCTATGTCGGAGAGGTGCTGGGCAACCTCTCGGGCGGGATCAAGCGCGGGGCGATCTACGAGGGCCGCCTCGATCTCCAGGTCGACGCCGACCTGGAGACGCTCGCGGGCTGGAAGGGCGCCGCCTTCCACACCAACTTCTACCAGATCCACGGCACCGGCCTGTCCCGCTACTACGTCGGCAACCTCGACGTGGTCAGCGGCATCGAGGCGCTGCCCTCCTCGCGCCTCTACGAACTCTGGATCGAGCAGAAGCTGTTCGACGATCAGTTGGGCCTCAAGGTCGGCCAGATCGCCGCCGACACGGAGTTCCTGGTCAGCCAGACCGCGACCCTGTTCGTCAACTCGACCTATGGCTGGCCGGACATCACCGGCATCAACCTGCCGAGCGGCGGGCCGGCCTACCCGCTGGCGACCCCCGCGGTGCGGGCGAAATACACGCCGAACAAGAACTTCTCGCTTCAGGTCGGCCTCTTCGACGGCGACCCGGCCGGCCCGGCCCGGCCCGGCCTCGACCCCGACCCGCAGCGGCGCAACCGGTACGGCACGAATTTCCGCCTCGGCGACCCGCCGCTCCTGATCGCCGAGGCGGCCTACGCCTACAACCTCGACAGCCGCCATCGCGGGCGCCCGGTCATCGACGAGCCCGGCACGGTCACGCTGGGCGGCTGGTACCATTTCGGCCGCTTCAACAGCCCGCGCTTCGACGATTCGGGCCGGCCCCTCGCCGACCCCTCGACGACCGGCATCGCCCGGCGCTTCCGCGGCAATGACGGCATCTACGGCATCATCGACCAGACGCTGTTCCGCGAGCCCGACAAGAACGACGAGGGCGCCAGCGCCTTCGTGCGCGTCTCCGGCTCGCCCGGCGACCGCAACCTCGTCGACTTCTACGTCGATGCCGGCATCGCCTATAAGGGCCTGCTGCCGGGCCGCTCCGACGACACGGTCGGCCTCAGCATGTCCTATTCGCGGATCTCGCAATCGATCCGCGGCCTCGACCTCGACACGATCCTGGCGACCGGCGTCGCGCGGCCGGTGCGCGCCTTCGAGGCGCAGCTCGAACTGACCTACCAGGCGCTGATCGCGCCCGGCATCACCGTGCAGCCGGACTTCCAGTACGTCTTCCACCCGGGCGGCAACGGCGTGAACCCGCGCTCGCCCACCGGCGAGCGGCTGCGCAACGCGGCGATCCTGGGGATCCGCTCGACGATCCGCTACTGA
- a CDS encoding S41 family peptidase, with amino-acid sequence MRKVSLVLLGAILGAGTATVATQTHFLSGTSAVAASAETYRQLSLFGDVFEKIRTDYIEKPEESKLIEAAVNGMLTSLDPHSSYMDAKSFRDMQVQTRGEFGGLGIEVTMEDGLIKVVTPIDDTPAARAGLLANDIITQIDNEQVQGLTLNQAVEKMRGPVNSPVKLKVTRKEVKEPLEITLNRDLIRIKPVRSRVEGGDVGYIRLTQFNEQTFDGLKAAIDKISTDVPSDKLKGYVLDLRNNPGGLLDQAVMVSDAFLDRGEIVSTRGRNPDETQRFSAKSGDLTKGKPIVVLVNGGSASASEIVAGALQDHKRATVLGTRSFGKGSVQSIIPLGGNGALRLTTARYYTPSGRSIQAKGIEPDQEVLQEVPDDLKGKDETKGEAGLKGHLKQKDQEERGGSSAYVPPDPAKDKQLTAAVDLLHGVQKGAANTAKNGVPN; translated from the coding sequence ATGCGCAAAGTTTCCCTCGTCCTGTTGGGTGCGATCCTGGGCGCCGGGACCGCCACGGTGGCGACCCAGACCCACTTCCTCTCGGGCACCAGCGCGGTAGCGGCCTCCGCCGAAACGTACCGTCAGCTCAGCCTGTTCGGCGACGTCTTCGAGAAGATTCGCACCGACTACATCGAGAAGCCCGAGGAATCGAAGCTGATCGAGGCGGCCGTCAACGGCATGCTGACCTCGCTCGACCCGCATTCGAGCTACATGGATGCGAAGAGCTTCCGCGACATGCAGGTGCAGACCCGCGGCGAGTTCGGCGGCCTCGGGATCGAGGTGACGATGGAGGACGGCCTCATCAAGGTCGTCACGCCGATCGACGACACGCCCGCCGCCCGCGCCGGCCTGCTCGCCAACGACATCATCACCCAGATCGACAACGAGCAGGTCCAGGGCCTGACCCTCAACCAGGCCGTCGAGAAGATGCGCGGCCCGGTCAACTCGCCGGTGAAGCTCAAGGTCACCCGCAAGGAGGTCAAGGAGCCGCTCGAGATCACGCTGAACCGCGACCTCATCCGCATCAAGCCGGTGCGCTCGCGGGTCGAGGGCGGCGACGTCGGCTACATCCGGCTGACCCAGTTCAACGAGCAGACCTTCGACGGGCTGAAGGCGGCGATCGACAAGATCTCCACCGACGTGCCGAGCGACAAGCTCAAGGGCTACGTCCTCGACCTGCGCAACAACCCGGGGGGCCTGCTCGATCAGGCCGTGATGGTCTCGGACGCGTTCCTCGACCGCGGCGAGATCGTCTCCACCCGCGGCCGCAACCCGGACGAGACGCAGCGCTTCTCGGCCAAGTCCGGCGACCTGACCAAGGGCAAGCCGATCGTGGTGCTGGTCAACGGCGGCTCGGCCTCGGCCTCCGAGATCGTCGCCGGCGCCCTGCAGGACCACAAGCGCGCGACCGTGCTCGGCACGCGCTCCTTCGGCAAGGGCTCGGTGCAGTCGATCATCCCGCTCGGCGGGAACGGCGCCCTGCGCCTGACCACGGCGCGCTACTACACGCCGTCCGGCCGCTCGATCCAGGCCAAGGGCATCGAGCCGGACCAGGAGGTGCTGCAGGAGGTGCCCGACGACCTGAAGGGCAAGGACGAGACCAAGGGCGAGGCCGGCCTGAAGGGCCACCTCAAGCAGAAGGACCAGGAAGAGCGCGGCGGCTCCTCGGCCTACGTCCCGCCGGATCCGGCCAAGGACAAGCAGCTCACCGCCGCGGTCGACCTGCTGCACGGCGTGCAGAAGGGCGCCGCCAACACCGCCAAGAACGGCGTCCCGAACTGA
- a CDS encoding alpha/beta hydrolase, whose translation MTLPSPAATLIPVVRNGATRQIATIPRDGKGPPVVWLGGFRSDMRATKAEAIDAWAARTGRAFLRFDYGGHGESEGDFAAFTISDWLADAEAAIARFAPERPILVGSSMGGWVALLAAKRVRPAGLVLIAPATDFTEALIWERLPEEIRARITREGVWRRDSAYSPEPTPVTRALIEDGRRHLLLGGPIDPGCPVHILQGMADPDVPWAHAMRLVEALPERGVVLTLIKEGDHRLSDPASLARLIAAVEGIA comes from the coding sequence ATGACCCTTCCCTCCCCCGCCGCCACCCTGATCCCGGTCGTTCGGAACGGCGCCACCCGCCAGATCGCGACGATCCCGCGCGACGGCAAGGGGCCGCCGGTCGTCTGGCTCGGCGGGTTCCGCTCCGACATGCGGGCCACCAAGGCCGAGGCGATCGACGCCTGGGCGGCGCGGACGGGCCGGGCCTTCCTGCGGTTCGATTACGGCGGCCACGGGGAATCGGAAGGGGATTTCGCCGCCTTCACCATCTCCGACTGGCTCGCCGACGCGGAGGCGGCGATCGCCCGCTTCGCGCCCGAGCGGCCGATCCTGGTCGGCTCCTCGATGGGCGGCTGGGTCGCGCTGCTCGCGGCGAAGCGGGTCCGGCCGGCCGGGCTCGTGCTGATCGCGCCGGCGACCGACTTCACCGAGGCGCTGATCTGGGAGCGGCTGCCGGAGGAGATCCGCGCGCGGATCACGCGCGAGGGCGTGTGGCGGCGCGACTCCGCCTACTCGCCCGAGCCGACGCCGGTGACCCGCGCCCTGATCGAGGATGGCCGCCGCCACCTGCTGCTCGGCGGCCCGATCGACCCGGGCTGCCCGGTCCACATCCTGCAGGGCATGGCCGACCCGGACGTCCCCTGGGCGCACGCGATGCGGCTCGTGGAGGCGCTGCCGGAGCGGGGCGTGGTGCTGACCCTCATCAAGGAGGGCGACCACAGGCTCTCCGACCCGGCGAGCCTCGCGCGGCTGATCGCGGCGGTGGAGGGGATCGCCTGA
- the rsfS gene encoding ribosome silencing factor, which produces MPPAAEDRPDGLLAIARRCLEDMKAEDTVEIDLAGKTSIADAMIITSGRSHRHVGSIAEKLVQELKASGHGNARIEGLPACDWVLIDAGDLLVHIFRPEVRHFYNLEKMWGADRPGDRLAG; this is translated from the coding sequence GTGCCGCCGGCGGCCGAGGATCGGCCCGACGGGCTCCTGGCGATCGCCCGGCGCTGCCTTGAGGACATGAAGGCCGAGGACACGGTCGAGATCGACCTTGCCGGCAAGACCTCGATCGCCGACGCGATGATCATCACCTCCGGCCGCTCGCACCGCCACGTCGGCTCCATCGCCGAGAAGCTGGTGCAGGAGCTGAAGGCCTCCGGCCACGGCAACGCCCGCATCGAGGGCCTGCCGGCCTGCGACTGGGTGCTGATCGATGCCGGCGATCTCCTGGTGCACATCTTCCGGCCCGAGGTCCGCCACTTCTACAATCTGGAGAAGATGTGGGGGGCCGACCGGCCGGGCGACCGCCTGGCCGGCTGA
- a CDS encoding murein hydrolase activator EnvC family protein — MIRPLPLLGFLLACAGAAAQERASVRPDPIDQAQAEKEQKAQSLKALEAALAASAEARGRLEKEVEELKGDRARLSQALLDGTRRAQEAEERIGVLETRLETMTASQTAIRRSLEARRGVIAEVLAALQRMGRRPPPAVLVQPEDMLAAIRTSMLLGAVVPELQGEAETLAGDLAELERLRGLIAADRESLRRDLAGWAGERQRLDALVAARQTRLGEAETGLAGERERAAGLAGQARSLKDLVDKLDGEISAARRAAEAESRETRERFAAAALRDPVRLAPKLPFSQVRGVVPRPATGEVVKAFGAADGNGGTTRGISLATRPRAVVSSPADGWVAYAGPFRSYGRLLIINAGDGYYLLLAGMDQINVDVGQFVLAGEPVAAMGDSGLAPSAGGGGRNDPVLYVEFRKDGSSIDPEPWWAKAASEKVRG, encoded by the coding sequence GTGATCCGCCCCCTCCCGCTCCTCGGCTTCCTGCTCGCCTGCGCCGGTGCCGCCGCGCAGGAGCGCGCCTCCGTCCGGCCCGACCCGATCGACCAGGCCCAGGCCGAGAAGGAGCAGAAGGCCCAGAGCCTCAAGGCCCTGGAGGCGGCGCTGGCGGCGAGCGCGGAGGCCCGCGGCCGCCTCGAGAAGGAGGTGGAGGAGCTGAAGGGCGACCGCGCGCGCCTGAGCCAAGCGCTCCTCGACGGAACCCGCCGGGCGCAAGAGGCCGAGGAGCGCATCGGCGTCCTGGAGACGCGCCTGGAGACCATGACGGCGAGCCAGACGGCGATCCGGCGCTCCCTCGAGGCGCGCCGCGGCGTCATCGCCGAGGTGCTGGCGGCGCTCCAGCGGATGGGGCGGCGCCCGCCCCCCGCCGTGCTGGTCCAGCCCGAGGACATGCTGGCGGCGATCCGCACCTCGATGCTGCTCGGCGCCGTCGTGCCCGAATTGCAGGGCGAGGCCGAGACGCTCGCGGGCGACCTCGCCGAACTCGAGCGCCTGCGCGGCCTGATCGCGGCCGACCGGGAGAGCCTGCGCAGGGACCTCGCCGGCTGGGCGGGGGAGCGCCAGCGCCTCGACGCCCTCGTCGCCGCCCGCCAGACCCGCCTCGGCGAGGCCGAGACCGGGCTCGCGGGCGAGCGGGAGCGCGCCGCCGGGCTCGCCGGCCAGGCGCGCAGCCTCAAGGACCTCGTCGACAAGCTCGATGGCGAGATCTCGGCCGCCCGCCGGGCCGCGGAGGCGGAGAGCCGCGAGACCCGCGAGCGCTTCGCCGCCGCGGCCCTGCGCGACCCGGTCCGGTTGGCACCGAAGCTGCCTTTCTCCCAGGTGAGGGGGGTCGTCCCCCGACCGGCGACCGGGGAGGTGGTCAAGGCCTTCGGGGCGGCCGACGGAAACGGCGGAACGACGCGCGGCATTTCGCTCGCGACCCGTCCCCGCGCCGTCGTGTCATCCCCGGCCGACGGGTGGGTCGCCTATGCGGGGCCTTTCCGGAGCTATGGACGTCTCTTGATCATCAACGCGGGCGACGGCTACTATCTCCTTCTGGCGGGCATGGATCAGATCAACGTGGACGTCGGTCAGTTCGTGCTCGCCGGAGAGCCGGTCGCCGCGATGGGGGACTCGGGCTTGGCGCCTTCGGCGGGAGGCGGCGGGCGGAACGATCCCGTCCTGTACGTCGAGTTCAGAAAAGACGGTAGCTCCATCGACCCGGAGCCATGGTGGGCGAAGGCGGCAAGCGAGAAGGTCCGCGGATAA
- a CDS encoding nicotinate-nucleotide adenylyltransferase produces the protein MGVRLPPSAPGLRIGLYGGSFNPAHAGHLHVSQLALRRLALDRVWWLVSPGNPLKDRTILAPLAERVAGAAAIARDPRVAVTAFESAIGARFTRDSLAWLRRHRPFPLFVWIMGADSLASFHRWQGWREIVRSMPIAVIDRPGFTLGAAASPAARAMARHRIDERDAARLAGMAPPAWVFLHGPRSDLSSTALRRASSGDRDHAP, from the coding sequence GTGGGCGTGCGTCTCCCGCCGAGCGCGCCGGGCCTGCGCATCGGGCTCTACGGCGGTTCCTTCAACCCGGCCCATGCCGGCCACCTGCATGTCAGCCAGCTGGCGCTGCGGCGGCTCGCCCTCGACCGGGTCTGGTGGCTCGTGAGCCCGGGCAACCCGCTCAAGGACCGGACGATCCTGGCGCCCCTGGCGGAGCGCGTCGCCGGGGCCGCCGCGATCGCGCGCGACCCGCGCGTCGCCGTGACCGCCTTCGAGAGCGCGATCGGCGCCCGCTTCACCCGCGACTCCCTGGCCTGGCTGCGCCGCCACCGGCCCTTCCCGCTTTTCGTCTGGATCATGGGGGCCGACAGCCTCGCGAGTTTCCACCGCTGGCAGGGCTGGCGCGAGATCGTCCGGTCGATGCCGATCGCGGTGATCGACCGGCCGGGCTTCACCCTCGGGGCCGCCGCGTCCCCGGCGGCGCGGGCGATGGCGCGCCACCGGATCGACGAGCGCGACGCGGCCCGCCTCGCCGGGATGGCGCCGCCGGCCTGGGTGTTCCTGCACGGACCCCGCTCCGACCTCTCCTCGACCGCGCTGCGGCGGGCGTCGTCGGGTGACAGAGATCACGCGCCGTGA
- a CDS encoding DUF2939 domain-containing protein translates to MRWWCLFLALVLLWLGYSLSPYLALYRLSEAVRTNDLPAVTQRVNFRTLRLSLSRQATAAALEAIEARPDLSPRDRQMLTDAVAGLVEPVVGSLVTPEMLMDLLDDGWPERLGIARPDGAAGPGRGSQDRGLPGRRVSDLLALARTAEMRGFRGVVFSFPPDRPRASQYRLRLRLRGFTWRVVDLELPADLRDRISQKLVRLPLPGRAEPRPAAQ, encoded by the coding sequence ATGCGCTGGTGGTGCCTGTTCCTCGCCCTCGTGCTGCTCTGGCTGGGCTACTCGCTCTCGCCCTACCTGGCGCTCTACCGGCTGAGCGAGGCGGTGCGGACCAACGACCTCCCGGCGGTGACCCAGCGGGTGAATTTCCGCACCCTGCGCCTGTCCCTCAGCCGGCAGGCGACGGCCGCCGCCCTGGAGGCGATCGAGGCCCGCCCCGACCTCTCGCCCCGCGACCGCCAGATGCTCACCGACGCGGTGGCGGGGCTGGTCGAGCCCGTGGTCGGCAGCCTGGTGACGCCCGAGATGCTGATGGACCTGCTCGATGACGGCTGGCCCGAGCGCCTCGGCATCGCCCGTCCGGACGGGGCGGCGGGGCCGGGCCGGGGATCGCAGGATCGCGGCCTGCCCGGGCGGCGCGTCTCGGACCTCCTCGCCCTCGCGCGCACCGCCGAGATGCGGGGCTTCCGCGGCGTCGTGTTCAGCTTCCCGCCCGACCGGCCGCGGGCGAGCCAGTACCGGCTGCGGCTGCGCCTGCGCGGCTTCACCTGGCGGGTGGTGGATCTCGAACTCCCGGCCGACCTGCGCGACCGCATCAGCCAGAAGCTCGTCCGCCTGCCCCTGCCGGGCCGGGCCGAGCCGCGCCCCGCCGCTCAGTAG
- the rlmH gene encoding 23S rRNA (pseudouridine(1915)-N(3))-methyltransferase RlmH, with the protein MRLALVAVGRLKRGPERDLAEGYRARADALARGLGLSAVQLTELPESRARRAPDRCAEEGAAILACLPAGSAVIVMDEGGRAVTSAGLAEQVAAWRDGGRPGLTIVIGGADGLCESVRHRADLVFAFGAATLPHGLVRVLVLEQLYRVMTILAGHPYHRGAP; encoded by the coding sequence GTGCGCCTCGCCCTCGTGGCCGTCGGCCGCCTGAAGCGCGGCCCGGAGCGGGACCTCGCCGAGGGCTACCGCGCGCGGGCCGACGCGCTGGCGCGGGGCCTCGGCCTGTCCGCGGTCCAGCTCACCGAATTGCCGGAGAGCCGCGCCCGCCGCGCCCCGGACCGCTGCGCCGAGGAGGGCGCGGCGATCCTCGCCTGCCTGCCGGCCGGGAGCGCCGTCATCGTGATGGACGAGGGCGGCAGGGCGGTGACGAGCGCCGGGCTGGCCGAGCAGGTGGCCGCGTGGCGCGACGGCGGCCGGCCCGGTCTCACGATCGTGATTGGCGGGGCCGACGGGCTGTGCGAGAGCGTGCGGCACCGGGCCGACCTCGTCTTCGCCTTCGGGGCCGCCACGCTCCCGCACGGCCTGGTCAGGGTGTTGGTGCTTGAGCAACTATATCGCGTCATGACCATCCTGGCCGGCCACCCCTATCACCGCGGCGCCCCGTGA
- a CDS encoding RNA pyrophosphohydrolase, whose amino-acid sequence MADRDTRPAGSALADLPYRPCVGIALFNRDGLVFAGRRAREAGLVAEAPAHSWQMPQGGIDPGETPEGAALRELYEETSVRPDSVRLLAEAPGWYSYDLPSVAAGQLWKGRYRGQTQKWFAFAFEGADSEIDILRPGGGAHKAEFDAWRWEPLANLAELIIPFKRPVYQQVIAAFAPFARPA is encoded by the coding sequence ATGGCAGACCGCGACACCCGACCGGCCGGCTCCGCCCTGGCCGATCTTCCCTACCGGCCCTGCGTCGGCATCGCCCTGTTCAACCGCGACGGCCTCGTCTTCGCCGGGCGGCGGGCCAGGGAAGCCGGGCTGGTGGCCGAGGCGCCCGCCCATAGCTGGCAGATGCCGCAGGGCGGCATCGACCCGGGCGAGACCCCCGAGGGGGCGGCCCTGCGCGAGCTCTACGAGGAGACGAGCGTGCGGCCGGATTCCGTGCGTCTCCTGGCCGAGGCGCCCGGCTGGTACAGCTACGACCTGCCGAGCGTCGCGGCCGGCCAGCTCTGGAAGGGGCGCTACCGGGGTCAGACCCAGAAGTGGTTCGCCTTCGCCTTCGAGGGGGCCGACAGCGAGATCGACATCCTCCGCCCGGGCGGCGGCGCCCACAAGGCCGAGTTCGACGCGTGGCGCTGGGAACCCCTCGCCAACCTCGCGGAGCTGATCATCCCGTTCAAGCGGCCGGTCTACCAGCAGGTGATCGCCGCCTTCGCACCCTTCGCGCGCCCGGCATGA